In a genomic window of Plectropomus leopardus isolate mb chromosome 6, YSFRI_Pleo_2.0, whole genome shotgun sequence:
- the slc6a4b gene encoding solute carrier family 6 member 4b produces MPRQDSVVMAHQGSPSPGYSSNNAVPVPVITQTDSRDKWSKKMDFLLSVIGFAVDLGNVWRFPYVCYQNGGGAFLIPYILMAIFGGVPLFYMELALGQFHRTGAISIWKHICPIFKGIGYAICIIALYVSFYYNTIIAWALFYFYSSFSTILPWTNCDNVWNTPDCTNYFGMDNVTWTNSSRSPAEEFYTRNVLEIHKSSGLRNVGGVRWQLMLCLFLIFTIVYFSLWKGVKTSGKVVWVTATLPYIVLFILLIRGATLPGAWRGVVFYLKPQWGKLLETSVWVDAAAQIFFSLGPGFGVLLALSSYNPFTNNCYRDAIVTSLVNCLTSFVSGFVIFTVLGYMAEMRKVEVEDVARDKGPSLLFITYPEAIANMMGSTFFAIIFFVMMITLGLDSTFGGLEAIITAVLDEYPDHFSHRRELFVLGLVVVCFLGSLSTLTNGGAYVVKLLEEFGVGCSIIAVGFLEAIAVSWFYGIKRFSSDVQAMLGKSPGLFWKVCWVAISPAFLAYIIVSSLLKAPPLTLFDYKYPDWSITVGYIIGFSSFMWIPIYMVYKLVWTPGSLKQRLAVCLRPERTIPDIHADSLNMASVP; encoded by the exons ATGCCCCGACAGGACTCAGTAGTCATGGCCCACCAAGGCTCCCCCAGCCCCGGCTACAGCTCCAACAACGCGGTCCCGGTGCCGGTCATCACACAAACGGACTCCAGGGACAAATGGAGCAAAAAGATGGATTTTCTCTTGTCTGTCATTGGCTTTGCGGTGGACCTGGGTAATGTTTGGAGATTTCCGTACGTATGTTATCAAAACGGTGGCG GTGCTTTCCTGATTCCCTATATTTTGATGGCCATCTTTGGTGGCGTGCCGCTCTTTTACATGGAGCTGGCACTGGGACAGTTCCACAGAACCGGAGCCATTTCCATATGGAAACACATCTGTCCCATTTTCAAAG GTATAGGATATGCCATTTGTATCATCGCCCTGTACGTGTCCTTCTACTACAACACCATCATCGCCTGGGCCCTCTTCTACTTCTACTCCTCCTTCTCCACCATCTTGCCTTGGACAAACTGCGACAATGTGTGGAACACCCCCGACTGCACCAACTATTTTGGGATGGACAACGTCACCTGGACGAATTCCTCAAGGTCTCCAGCAGAGGAATTTTACAC GAGGAATGTTCTGGAGATCCACAAGTCATCGGGGCTTAGAAATGTTGGGGGTGTTCGCTGGCAGTTGATGCTctgcctttttctcatttttaccaTCGTGTACTTCAGCCTCTGGAAGGGCGTGAAGACTTCAGGGAAG GTAGTGTGGGTGACCGCCACCTTGCCCTACATTGTGCTTTTCATCCTGCTAATACGAGGCGCCACTCTGCCAGGAGCCTGGAGAGGTGTGGTGTTTTACCTAAAACCCCAGTGGGGGAAGCTGCTGGAGACCAGT GTGTGGGTGGATGCTGCAGCTCAGATCTTCTTCTCCCTGGGGCCCGGGTTCGGGGTGCTCCTAGCTCTGTCCAGCTACAACCCTTTCACAAATAACTGCTATCG TGACGCCATTGTGACCAGTTTGGTGAACTGCCTGACGAGCTTTGTGTCAGGGTTCGTGATCTTCACGGTGCTAGGCTACATGGCGGAGATGAGgaaggtggaggtggaggatgtAGCCAGAGATAAAG GACCAAGTTTACTCTTCATCACGTACCCAGAAGCCATTGCAAACATGATGGGCTCAACTTTTTTCGCAATCATTTTCTTTGTGATGATGATCACGTTGGGACTGGACAGTACG tttgGCGGGTTGGAGGCGATCATCACTGCTGTGTTGGATGAGTACCCAGATCATTTTTCTCACAGACGTGAACTTTTTGTTCTGGGCTTGGTAGTTGTCTGCTTTTTGGGCTCTCTAAGCACCCTTACAAAT GGTGGTGCCTATGTGGTGAAGCTGCTGGAGGAATTCGGAGTAGGATGCTCCATCATCGCTGTGGGTTTCCTCGAGGCCATTGCGGTTTCCTGGTTCTACG gcaTCAAAAGATTTAGCAGTGATGTTCAGGCCATGCTGGGCAAATCCCCAGGATTATTCTGGAAGGTGTGCTGGGTGGCCATAAGTCCAGCATTTCTAGCG TATATTATAGTGAGCTCCCTGCTGAAGGCGCCACCCCTCACCCTGTTCGACTACAAGTACCCTGACTGGAGCATCACAGTGGGATACATCATTGGCTTCTCGTCCTTCATGTGGATCCCCATCTACATGGTCTACAAGCTGGTGTGGACCCCTGGATCTCTCAAACAG